The nucleotide window ATGGATGAAGAAgatgaatatattgaaaatacttGGACTTATATCACATTGTGCGGTGAACCCACGCTATATGATGGACTCAGGTTCGCCAAAGATTTAATCATAGCCAATATATTTTTACGCATTATCATACAGTACATTTCTATGCCTCACAATGTGAGACACAGTTTGTCTTTCGTTTTTGGAAGTTTTCTTCTTTATTACAATATTGGCTGGGCTCTTATTTGGATTTATGGCCTTACCTTCGGCACTTATGTGGTAATTCTTTGTTtatcaattttaacaaaaaaatgtagagGATTTTGTGTAtctttttgtgtaatattatttttattattatgtgagttatatttaataaatccaaAAACTTGGCAACAAATAAGAGGTATTCAAATGATAGCAGCAATGAAAGTAATTTCTGTAGCTATTGAGTTAGACAGAAATTTGTTTAAACAAATGTTAAATCCACTTGAATTTGGTGGGTATATACTATGCCCTGCTAATTGTATTTTGGGTCCATGGATATCTTTTCACTCTTATGATCAATAtcttaatgtaaaatttttgaCTAAGAGATGGGTGCAGATAATtctatttaatctttttatttcaatgtcgTGTTTAGTTTTATCTAACTGTATAGTGCCTTGGTACATAGATGATAATGTGAGTAAATGGTTAACTGCTTATCGTGATGCTCAAGCATTCAGAATGTCTCATTATTTTGTTTCAAGTATGTCAATTGTTTCAATGACAAGTGCAGGATTTGGATTAACTAATAATTGTCACTCAGATATACAAGTTACAAAACCATTCTTTATTGAGCTACCAAGGTCACTTGTCCAAGTTGTTATATTTTGGAATATACCAATGCATCAATGGTTAAAGAATTATGTTTTCAAAACTTGTCAACCATATGGTCAATTTATGTCGATACTTACAACTTATGCAGTATCATCTTTGTTGCATggctttaattttcaattttcggCAGTATTACTCAGTATTGGGACATTCTCCTATGTTGAGTATAACTTTCGTTATAAAGTTGCATTGGCTTTAGAAGTTTGTTGTTTAGCTAACCCATGTCTCAAACAATGtgaacacaaatataaaaagaacaGTCTCTTAGCTGTCTTTGTAAACacattattttctgttttaacCATCATACATCTAGCTTACCTTGGAGTTATGTTTGAAGCCTCCTTTTCTGTTCAAGAATCAGGATATTCATTTTATCATACTATTAATAAATGGGAAAACCTTAATTATTTTAGCCATGGCCTTGCGGCATttatgtatttagtttttttaatgatgtgatattaattatatattatccgATAATAACTAAAAATCTTAATCTCTTATGATCTCTATGATGGTATTTATAGGTTAATTTTAACACATAAGCTGAAAATAGattaagtttaaaatgaaaGTTTAACTAGCATGCTAAAAATATGAAATCACTCattggtaaaatataaatatgtactattttactttaactttattatttaactctGAGAAATTTtaagttgataaaaaaattataatgattataagataatagatttttaaaaaaacatttcttgtAACTATGTGGTATACCTGAACCTACACTGATACTGTAAGGCTCAATGTGAATTTCATTTAAGAATGAACATGAAAGAATGTTAATGTTTCCAACATATTTGCAAAATTTTGTTACAAGTaacaataatactttaattaaatgcaCAATTAGGTATAGACTATCAGTATTTTTAATTCTctaatattctattaaaattttacaattgtaacataatatttaaaatcttattgtGTTTATATAGATTGGATAATtagatgtattaaaaaataatgaataatattatgttacatatGTATCTTTCAATCAaatcctaattaaaaaaaagtatttttgtttatgtgttCAATGCAACATACATTCATCAAGCTATTGCCTGGTACATgtgttatttctttaatttttgtgtATATTGTATGAGCTTACATATCATTTATcacatattttcaataaaaaataaaaggaatgtcattataattttgctattatctgtgttatgttttttattaatggcaGGTTACAAAAGTTGGTGTAATGTATCAAATACTTCCAGTTTATTCTATacttatataagttattt belongs to Nymphalis io chromosome 2, ilAglIoxx1.1, whole genome shotgun sequence and includes:
- the LOC126775983 gene encoding protein-serine O-palmitoleoyltransferase porcupine, producing MDEEDEYIENTWTYITLCGEPTLYDGLRFAKDLIIANIFLRIIIQYISMPHNVRHSLSFVFGSFLLYYNIGWALIWIYGLTFGTYVVILCLSILTKKCRGFCVSFCVILFLLLCELYLINPKTWQQIRGIQMIAAMKVISVAIELDRNLFKQMLNPLEFGGYILCPANCILGPWISFHSYDQYLNVKFLTKRWVQIILFNLFISMSCLVLSNCIVPWYIDDNVSKWLTAYRDAQAFRMSHYFVSSMSIVSMTSAGFGLTNNCHSDIQVTKPFFIELPRSLVQVVIFWNIPMHQWLKNYVFKTCQPYGQFMSILTTYAVSSLLHGFNFQFSAVLLSIGTFSYVEYNFRYKVALALEVCCLANPCLKQCEHKYKKNSLLAVFVNTLFSVLTIIHLAYLGVMFEASFSVQESGYSFYHTINKWENLNYFSHGLAAFMYLVFLMM